Proteins co-encoded in one Candidatus Methylomirabilota bacterium genomic window:
- the xerC gene encoding tyrosine recombinase XerC, translated as MLEQIEAYLLYLQAERAASLHTLKNYAIDLQQFRTFLRASGFQKSEPAVSGPIGFTTGDAERGNAMRRTIEPAEIDSLAIRAFVADLHRRGIARSSIARKLATLRSFFRYLCREGVLAANPAKLVSTPKLPKRLPAYLTVDEVDRLLAAPREQDFPGARDLAILEFFYASGIRLSELTGLDVRDVDIREGLVRVKGKGNKERIVPVGSKAIAVLRRYLGQRSDLIQGSKRAAPEPAALFLNRRGGRLSPRSTARIVLKYLNRSGVGPKITPHGLRHSYATHLLQAGADLRSIQELLGHSRLSTTQRYTHLNLDHLMEIYDKAHPRA; from the coding sequence ATGCTGGAACAGATTGAGGCGTATTTATTATATCTTCAGGCGGAGCGAGCAGCTTCTCTCCACACCCTGAAGAACTACGCGATCGACTTGCAGCAGTTCCGGACGTTTCTTAGGGCCAGCGGGTTCCAAAAGTCGGAGCCGGCCGTAAGTGGTCCGATTGGGTTCACTACAGGCGATGCCGAACGAGGGAATGCCATGCGCCGGACCATCGAGCCCGCTGAGATCGATTCGCTGGCGATTAGGGCCTTCGTGGCGGATCTGCATAGAAGGGGGATTGCGCGAAGCAGCATTGCGCGGAAGCTGGCGACCTTGCGATCGTTCTTTCGGTACCTGTGCCGGGAAGGTGTACTTGCTGCGAATCCGGCGAAGCTCGTGTCGACGCCGAAGCTGCCAAAGCGACTTCCGGCCTATCTGACCGTAGACGAGGTTGATCGGCTCTTGGCGGCGCCTCGCGAGCAGGATTTCCCTGGCGCCCGCGATCTGGCGATTCTTGAGTTCTTTTATGCCTCGGGCATCAGATTGAGCGAGTTGACGGGATTGGATGTACGAGACGTCGATATTCGGGAGGGTCTCGTTCGGGTGAAAGGCAAGGGGAATAAGGAGCGAATCGTCCCGGTGGGATCGAAGGCCATCGCCGTCCTAAGGCGCTATCTCGGTCAGCGGAGTGATCTGATCCAGGGCTCGAAGCGAGCAGCCCCCGAACCCGCGGCGTTGTTTCTCAACCGCCGTGGCGGTCGATTAAGTCCACGGAGTACTGCTCGAATCGTATTGAAATACCTGAATCGGAGCGGCGTGGGGCCAAAGATCACACCTCACGGGCTGCGCCATAGCTATGCTACGCATCTGCTTCAAGCCGGGGCGGATCTCCGCTCGATCCAGGAACTGCTGGGGCATTCGCGGCTCTCGACCACTCAGCGGTATACCCACCTGAATCTGGATCACCTGATGGAGATCTACGATAAGGCGCATCCGCGGGCCTGA
- the hslV gene encoding ATP-dependent protease subunit HslV, whose protein sequence is MRSTTILAVRHKGRVVVAGDGQVSFGETVMKQTARKVRRLWNDRVIAGFAGAAADAFALQSRFEAKLEAFSGNLPRAAVELAKDWRTDRALRRLEALLVAVDREHSLVISGTGDVIEPDDGVVGIGSGGQYAAAAARALVGFSELDARKIAEEAMKIAASICVYTNDTITIEEL, encoded by the coding sequence ATACGAAGCACCACGATCCTGGCAGTGCGGCACAAGGGGAGAGTGGTCGTAGCCGGAGACGGGCAGGTCTCCTTCGGCGAGACGGTAATGAAGCAAACCGCTCGCAAGGTTCGTCGGCTGTGGAACGATCGGGTTATCGCCGGTTTTGCCGGCGCTGCCGCCGATGCGTTTGCTCTCCAATCGAGGTTTGAGGCGAAGCTGGAGGCGTTCAGCGGCAACCTGCCGCGCGCCGCGGTTGAGTTGGCGAAGGACTGGCGCACGGATCGGGCCCTCCGCCGACTAGAGGCGCTGTTGGTGGCAGTCGACAGGGAGCATTCGCTGGTCATCTCCGGAACGGGGGACGTGATCGAGCCCGACGACGGGGTGGTTGGTATCGGCTCCGGGGGGCAATACGCGGCCGCTGCGGCTCGAGCCCTGGTCGGCTTTTCAGAGCTTGATGCAAGAAAGATCGCCGAGGAGGCAATGAAGATCGCCGCCTCAATCTGCGTCTATACGAACGATACGATCACGATTGAAGAGTTGTAG